A section of the Prochlorococcus sp. MIT 1341 genome encodes:
- a CDS encoding TatD family hydrolase, protein MENPQLIDSHCHIVFKNFDDDLEDVAKRWREAGLVSLLHACVEPDEIPAIRALADRFSELRYSVGVHPLDTQHWDSNTLQVLRTAALEDDRVVAIGELGLDFFRESNLEEQLQVLRPQLDLAGELDLPVIIHCREAAEAMLKELEHRNCSGLCPKGVMHCWGGTPEEMRRFLDLGFFISFSGIVTFPKASLVHECVREVPEDRFLVETDSPFLAPVPWRGKRNEPAFVECVAKRVAELRGQSFETIAKQSTKNARNLFELP, encoded by the coding sequence GTGGAAAATCCCCAGCTCATAGATAGTCATTGTCATATCGTTTTCAAGAACTTTGATGATGACTTAGAGGACGTCGCCAAACGTTGGCGGGAGGCAGGGCTGGTGAGTCTTCTCCATGCCTGTGTAGAACCTGACGAAATACCAGCGATTAGAGCATTGGCAGATCGTTTTTCAGAATTGCGATATTCAGTAGGTGTCCATCCTTTAGATACGCAGCATTGGGATAGCAATACTTTGCAAGTTTTACGAACAGCTGCTCTAGAAGATGATCGCGTGGTTGCGATAGGAGAACTTGGCTTGGATTTTTTTCGGGAGAGCAACCTTGAAGAGCAGCTTCAAGTTTTACGACCTCAGCTGGATCTGGCTGGGGAATTGGATTTGCCTGTAATTATTCATTGCCGTGAGGCAGCTGAGGCAATGCTTAAAGAGCTTGAACATCGCAACTGCTCTGGGCTTTGCCCAAAAGGGGTTATGCACTGCTGGGGAGGGACGCCAGAAGAGATGAGAAGGTTTTTAGATCTTGGTTTTTTTATTAGTTTTAGTGGAATCGTTACGTTCCCTAAGGCTTCTCTTGTTCATGAATGTGTGAGAGAAGTCCCTGAAGATAGGTTTTTGGTAGAGACTGATTCCCCTTTCCTTGCCCCAGTCCCTTGGAGGGGGAAACGTAACGAACCCGCGTTTGTTGAGTGTGTAGCAAAAAGAGTTGCTGAACTTAGAGGGCAATCCTTTGAAACCATTGCTAAGCAAAGCACAAAGAATGCTAGAAATTTGTTTGAACTTCCTTGA
- the rpsT gene encoding 30S ribosomal protein S20, producing MANNKSSKKRVLITERNRLENRTYKSAVRTLMKRCFIACTEYAEKPGNELKASVQESMNAAFSKIDKAVKRRVLHRNAGAHQKARLSRAVKQALDPA from the coding sequence GTGGCCAATAATAAATCGTCCAAGAAGCGCGTTCTCATTACGGAAAGAAACCGTTTGGAGAACAGGACCTATAAGTCGGCAGTGCGAACATTGATGAAGCGTTGTTTCATTGCGTGCACTGAATATGCTGAAAAGCCTGGTAATGAACTTAAGGCAAGTGTTCAAGAAAGTATGAATGCGGCTTTTAGCAAGATTGATAAAGCCGTTAAGCGCCGTGTACTTCATAGGAATGCAGGGGCTCACCAAAAAGCAAGACTAAGTAGAGCTGTAAAGCAGGCTTTGGACCCTGCATAG
- the rpiA gene encoding ribose-5-phosphate isomerase RpiA — MVDIQLQMKRAVASKVLEQIQDGMVLGLGSGSTAGLMIQGLGSKLSKGEIKDIVGVTTSFQGEVMAAELGIPLLDLNAVSKIDLAIDGADEVDPSFNLIKGGGACHVQEKLVASRAERFVVVVDSTKLVKRLNMDFLLPVEVLPGAWRQVKTVLKAIGGDSNLRMAKCKAGPVVTDQGNLVLDLRMPGGIGEPKELECQINNIPGVLENGLFVNLVNEVLVGEINEDSVVVNSLNLAT; from the coding sequence ATGGTCGACATTCAACTCCAAATGAAACGAGCAGTCGCTTCGAAAGTCCTTGAGCAAATTCAAGATGGGATGGTCTTAGGTTTAGGTTCAGGTTCTACAGCTGGTTTGATGATTCAAGGCCTTGGCTCCAAGTTGTCCAAGGGAGAAATTAAGGACATTGTTGGTGTTACAACTTCTTTTCAAGGTGAAGTAATGGCAGCCGAACTCGGCATTCCTTTGCTTGACCTTAATGCTGTCAGTAAAATTGATTTAGCAATTGATGGTGCTGACGAGGTAGACCCTTCTTTTAATTTGATCAAAGGAGGAGGAGCCTGTCATGTTCAGGAGAAATTGGTTGCTAGTAGGGCAGAGCGGTTTGTAGTTGTTGTTGATTCAACTAAGCTCGTAAAAAGATTGAATATGGATTTCTTGCTGCCAGTTGAGGTTTTGCCTGGTGCTTGGCGGCAGGTGAAAACTGTTTTAAAGGCAATAGGAGGGGATTCCAACTTGCGAATGGCTAAATGTAAGGCAGGACCGGTAGTTACTGATCAAGGGAACCTTGTTCTTGATTTAAGAATGCCCGGTGGAATAGGTGAGCCTAAAGAACTTGAATGCCAGATAAATAACATCCCAGGGGTCTTAGAGAATGGACTCTTTGTTAATCTTGTAAATGAAGTTTTAGTGGGCGAAATAAATGAGGATTCAGTTGTTGTGAACTCTCTGAATCTAGCTACTTAG
- a CDS encoding DNA-directed RNA polymerase subunit gamma, which produces MTNSNLRTENHFDYVKITLASPDRVMEWGQRTLPNGQVVGEVTKPETINYRTLKPEMDGLFCEKIFGPSKDWECHCGKYKRVRHRGIVCERCGVEVTESRVRRHRMGFIKLAAPVSHVWYLKGIPSYVAILLDMPLRDVEQIVYFNCYVVLDQGDHKELKYKQLLTEDEWLEIEDEIYAEDSEIENEPVVGIGAEALQQLLEDLDLAQIAEQLREDISSSKGQKRAKLIKRLRVIDNFIATNASPEWMVLDAIPVIPPDLRPMVQLDGGRFATSDLNDLYRRVINRNNRLARLQEILAPEIIVRNEKRMLQEAVDALIDNGRRGRTVVGANNRPLKSLSDIIEGKQGRFRQNLLGKRVDYSGRSVIVVGPKLKMHQCGLPKEMAIELFQPFVIHRLIRQNIVNNIKAAKKLIQRADDEVMQVLQEVIEGHPILLNRAPTLHRLGIQAFEPKLVDGRAIQLHPLVCPAFNADFDGDQMAVHVPLAIEAQTEARMLMLASNNILSPATGEPIITPSQDMVLGSYYLTALEPEASKPKFGDRSRTFAALDDVINAFEDKRISLHDWVWVRFNGEVEDDDELEAPLQAEVLSDGTRFEQWTLRRDRLDGDGALISRYILTTVGRVVMNHTIIDAVSTT; this is translated from the coding sequence ATGACAAACAGCAACTTACGTACCGAGAATCATTTTGATTACGTAAAGATCACTTTGGCATCACCAGATCGTGTAATGGAGTGGGGACAGCGAACGCTCCCAAATGGCCAGGTTGTTGGAGAAGTTACAAAGCCAGAAACTATCAATTACAGAACACTTAAGCCTGAAATGGATGGCCTTTTCTGTGAAAAGATTTTTGGTCCTTCTAAGGATTGGGAATGCCATTGTGGAAAATATAAGAGAGTTCGTCACCGGGGCATTGTTTGTGAACGTTGTGGTGTAGAAGTTACTGAAAGTAGAGTGCGGCGTCATCGGATGGGCTTTATTAAATTAGCTGCTCCTGTTTCTCATGTTTGGTATTTAAAGGGTATTCCAAGTTATGTAGCAATCTTGCTTGATATGCCATTGCGTGATGTTGAGCAAATTGTATATTTCAATTGCTATGTTGTGTTGGATCAAGGTGACCATAAGGAGCTTAAGTATAAACAACTTCTCACAGAAGATGAATGGTTAGAAATTGAAGATGAAATCTATGCTGAAGATTCTGAGATTGAGAATGAACCTGTAGTTGGAATTGGCGCTGAGGCACTTCAACAATTACTTGAAGATTTAGATCTTGCTCAAATTGCAGAGCAACTGCGGGAAGATATCTCCTCCAGCAAAGGTCAGAAAAGAGCTAAGCTGATAAAGCGCTTGAGAGTAATTGATAATTTCATAGCGACCAATGCTTCTCCTGAGTGGATGGTTTTGGATGCAATTCCAGTTATCCCTCCAGATTTGCGACCTATGGTTCAGCTGGACGGAGGACGCTTTGCAACATCTGATTTAAATGATCTTTATAGGAGGGTTATTAATCGGAATAATCGCTTGGCTCGCCTGCAAGAAATATTGGCACCTGAAATTATTGTTCGAAATGAAAAAAGGATGCTTCAGGAGGCAGTAGATGCGCTGATTGACAATGGAAGAAGAGGCAGAACAGTTGTTGGTGCAAATAATCGACCTCTCAAATCTTTGAGCGATATTATTGAGGGTAAACAAGGGAGATTTCGTCAAAACTTATTAGGTAAGAGAGTCGATTACTCTGGTCGTTCTGTCATAGTTGTTGGGCCTAAGTTAAAGATGCATCAGTGTGGATTGCCAAAAGAAATGGCAATAGAACTATTCCAACCTTTTGTTATACATAGATTAATCCGTCAAAATATTGTAAATAACATAAAGGCAGCGAAGAAACTTATACAGAGAGCAGACGATGAGGTGATGCAGGTTTTACAAGAAGTGATTGAAGGTCATCCAATACTTTTAAACCGAGCTCCAACTCTTCATAGGTTAGGTATTCAGGCTTTTGAGCCCAAATTAGTAGATGGACGTGCAATTCAGTTGCATCCATTGGTTTGCCCCGCATTTAATGCTGACTTTGATGGGGATCAGATGGCAGTCCATGTACCTTTAGCGATTGAGGCTCAAACAGAAGCAAGAATGTTAATGCTTGCAAGCAACAATATTCTTTCCCCTGCTACAGGAGAACCGATCATTACCCCATCTCAAGATATGGTTCTTGGATCTTATTATTTGACAGCGTTAGAGCCAGAGGCAAGCAAGCCAAAGTTTGGCGATAGATCTAGAACGTTTGCAGCCTTAGACGATGTCATTAATGCTTTTGAAGATAAAAGGATTAGTTTGCATGACTGGGTTTGGGTCCGATTTAACGGAGAAGTTGAAGATGATGATGAACTTGAAGCACCTCTTCAGGCAGAGGTGCTTAGCGATGGGACACGTTTTGAACAATGGACCTTGCGAAGAGATCGTTTAGATGGCGATGGGGCTTTAATTAGTCGTTATATCCTCACTACGGTCGGCAGGGTTGTTATGAATCACACGATTATTGATGCAGTCTCAACAACTTAA
- a CDS encoding trypsin-like peptidase domain-containing protein, whose product MSLFATLKKQIFSLLRLAMSLFVFFALSFYWPLQPLLALSFDESPQGHSFVADAVKDVAPAVVRIDTERVFERQPFDPTLIDPLLRDLLGEPNGLEHERGQGSGFVIDQKGLVLTNAHVVERVDSVIVTFPDGDQLDGLVLGTDPVTDLALVQLDKDRSLKKAPLGNSDSLEVGDWAIALGTPYGLESTVTLGIVSSLHRNINSLGFSDKRLDLIQTDAAINPGNSGGPLINESGQVIGINTLVRSGPGAGLGFAIPINLARRVAEQLLSDGEVIHPYVGVQLIPLTPRIAKEHNSDPNSLLELPERSGALVQTVLPGSPAEKAGLKRGDLVIQADEVVVDDPQTLLEKVDEWKIGTPLFLKIIRNGSDLTLSVRPAPLPSGT is encoded by the coding sequence ATGTCTCTCTTCGCAACCTTAAAGAAGCAAATTTTTTCATTGCTTCGCTTAGCAATGAGCTTATTTGTCTTTTTTGCTTTGTCTTTCTATTGGCCTCTGCAACCATTATTAGCTTTGTCTTTTGATGAGTCGCCTCAAGGACATAGCTTTGTCGCAGACGCAGTAAAGGATGTTGCTCCTGCAGTTGTACGAATTGATACTGAAAGAGTATTTGAAAGACAACCTTTTGATCCAACTCTTATAGACCCCCTTCTAAGAGATCTTTTGGGAGAGCCAAACGGCTTAGAGCATGAGAGGGGACAAGGCTCTGGTTTTGTTATCGATCAGAAAGGACTTGTTTTGACTAATGCACATGTAGTTGAGCGTGTTGATAGTGTCATTGTGACTTTCCCTGATGGAGATCAATTAGATGGTCTTGTCCTTGGAACAGACCCCGTAACTGATTTGGCTCTTGTTCAACTTGATAAAGATCGAAGTCTTAAAAAAGCTCCTCTTGGAAATTCCGATTCTCTTGAAGTTGGAGATTGGGCAATAGCTTTGGGAACTCCATATGGGCTTGAAAGTACAGTGACACTTGGAATAGTCAGTAGCCTGCATCGAAATATAAATAGCCTTGGATTCTCTGATAAACGTTTGGATCTTATCCAGACTGATGCAGCGATTAATCCAGGGAATTCAGGAGGACCATTAATTAATGAGAGTGGTCAGGTTATAGGGATTAACACCCTGGTTCGTTCTGGTCCTGGTGCTGGTTTGGGCTTTGCAATACCTATTAATTTGGCGCGTCGAGTTGCAGAACAACTGCTTTCGGATGGGGAAGTGATTCATCCATATGTGGGTGTGCAGTTAATTCCTTTAACGCCCAGAATTGCTAAGGAGCATAATAGTGATCCAAATTCACTGTTAGAACTTCCAGAAAGGTCTGGAGCCCTTGTTCAAACAGTTCTTCCGGGCAGCCCTGCCGAAAAGGCCGGACTAAAGAGGGGTGATCTTGTAATTCAGGCAGATGAGGTCGTTGTTGACGATCCTCAGACATTGCTTGAGAAGGTGGATGAGTGGAAAATTGGCACCCCTCTTTTTTTGAAGATCATTCGTAATGGCTCAGACTTGACTTTGTCAGTGAGACCTGCGCCATTACCAAGTGGGACTTGA
- the rpoB gene encoding DNA-directed RNA polymerase subunit beta produces MSRSSIQVAKTATYLPDLVEVQRASFKWFLDKGLIEELESFSPITDYTGKLELHFIGSEYRLKRPRHDVEEAKRRDATFASQMYVTCRLVNKETGEIKEQEVFIGELPLMTERGTFIINGAERVIVNQIVRSPGVYFKDEQDKNGRRTYNASVIPNRGAWLKFETDKNDLLHVRVDKTRKINAHVLMRAMGLSDNDVIDKLRHPEYYKKSIEAANDEGISSEDQALLELYKKLRPGEPPSVTGGQQLLQARFFDPKRYDLGRVGRYKINNKLRLTIPDSVRTLTHEDVLSTIDYLINLELDIGGASLDDIDHLGNRRVRSVGELLQNQVRVGLNRLERIIKERMTVGETDSLTPAQLVNPKPLVAAIKEFFGSSQLSQFMDQTNPLAELTHKRRISALGPGGLTRERAGFAVRDIHPSHYGRLCPIETPEGPNAGLINSLATHARVNQYGFIETPFWKVEDGCVNKKGDPIYLSADLEDECRVAPGDVATDSEGKILAELIPVRYRQDFEKVPPEQVDYVQLSPVQVISVATSLIPFLEHDDANRALMGSNMQRQAVPLLRPERPLVGTGLETQVARDSGMVPITKVSGHVTFVDATAITVRDEDGQDHTHYLQKYQRSNQDTCLNQRPIVHQGDPVITGQVLADGSACEGGEIALGQNVLVAYMPWEGYNYEDAILVSERLVKDDLYTSVHIEKYEIEARQTKLGPEEITREIPNVAEESLGSLDEMGIIRIGAFVESGDILVGKVTPKGESDQPPEEKLLRAIFGEKARDVRDNSLRVPSTERGRVVDVRIYTREQGDELPPGANMVVRVYVAQRRKIQVGDKMAGRHGNKGIISRILPREDMPYLPDGTPVDIVLNPLGVPSRMNVGQVFECLMGWAAANLDCRVKVVPFDEMYGVEKSQQTVEAYLKEAARQPGKEWVYNPETPGKLQLIDGRSGEPFDQPVTVGYAQILKLVHLVDDKIHARSTGPYSLVTQQPLGGKAQQGGQRLGEMEVWALEAYGAAYTLQELLTVKSDDMQGRNEALNAIVKGKPIPRPGTPESFKVLMRELQSLGLDIAVYTDEGKEVDLMQDVNPRRSTPSRPTYESLGVSDYDDD; encoded by the coding sequence ATGAGCAGAAGCTCCATTCAGGTCGCGAAGACCGCAACTTACCTCCCTGATCTGGTTGAGGTGCAGAGAGCTAGCTTTAAGTGGTTTTTGGATAAAGGTCTGATTGAAGAACTTGAAAGTTTTTCGCCGATTACTGATTACACTGGCAAGCTAGAACTTCATTTTATAGGCAGTGAATACAGGTTAAAACGCCCTAGACATGATGTAGAGGAGGCTAAGAGAAGAGATGCGACTTTTGCTTCTCAAATGTATGTAACTTGTCGTTTAGTTAATAAGGAAACTGGTGAAATTAAAGAACAAGAGGTTTTTATAGGCGAGTTGCCTCTAATGACTGAACGTGGAACTTTCATTATTAATGGTGCAGAACGAGTTATTGTCAATCAAATTGTACGTAGTCCAGGTGTTTATTTTAAAGATGAACAAGATAAGAATGGACGACGAACTTATAATGCGAGTGTGATTCCTAATCGAGGAGCATGGCTAAAATTTGAAACAGATAAGAATGATCTTTTACATGTAAGAGTAGATAAGACAAGGAAAATAAATGCCCATGTTTTAATGCGTGCAATGGGCCTTTCTGATAATGATGTTATAGATAAGCTTAGGCATCCTGAATATTATAAGAAGTCTATTGAGGCGGCTAATGATGAAGGCATTAGTTCTGAAGATCAGGCTTTATTGGAACTATATAAGAAGCTCCGTCCAGGAGAGCCCCCTTCTGTTACGGGTGGCCAACAACTTCTGCAGGCTAGATTTTTTGATCCAAAGAGGTATGACTTAGGCCGTGTTGGCCGCTATAAAATTAATAACAAATTAAGGCTAACTATACCTGATTCAGTCCGGACACTTACACATGAAGATGTTCTTTCTACAATAGATTATCTGATTAATTTAGAGTTAGATATTGGTGGCGCAAGTTTAGATGATATTGATCATCTTGGTAATAGAAGAGTTCGCTCTGTTGGTGAACTTCTTCAAAACCAAGTCCGAGTTGGATTGAATCGCCTTGAGCGAATCATTAAAGAGAGGATGACAGTTGGCGAGACAGATTCCCTTACTCCAGCTCAGTTGGTAAACCCAAAACCTCTGGTGGCAGCAATTAAAGAGTTTTTTGGTTCAAGCCAACTTAGTCAATTCATGGATCAGACTAATCCTCTTGCTGAGTTAACCCATAAGCGGCGTATTTCTGCTTTAGGACCTGGTGGTTTAACTAGAGAACGTGCAGGTTTTGCAGTTAGAGATATACATCCTTCTCACTATGGTCGTTTATGCCCTATTGAGACTCCTGAAGGACCAAATGCTGGCTTAATCAATTCTTTGGCAACACATGCTCGAGTTAATCAATATGGTTTTATAGAGACACCTTTTTGGAAGGTTGAAGATGGATGTGTAAATAAAAAGGGTGATCCAATTTATCTTTCAGCAGATTTAGAAGATGAATGTAGAGTTGCTCCTGGTGATGTAGCAACAGATAGTGAAGGTAAAATATTGGCTGAGCTTATCCCTGTTAGGTATCGCCAGGACTTTGAGAAAGTTCCTCCAGAGCAAGTTGATTATGTTCAACTTTCGCCAGTGCAGGTCATTTCGGTTGCTACTTCGTTAATACCTTTTCTTGAACATGACGATGCAAATAGAGCGCTCATGGGATCAAATATGCAACGTCAGGCAGTACCACTTTTAAGACCTGAACGCCCCTTAGTTGGAACTGGCTTAGAGACACAAGTTGCTCGGGATTCTGGGATGGTTCCTATCACAAAGGTAAGTGGCCATGTGACTTTTGTAGATGCAACGGCTATTACTGTGCGTGATGAGGATGGACAAGACCATACTCATTATTTGCAGAAATATCAGCGTTCAAATCAAGATACTTGTTTAAATCAAAGGCCAATAGTTCATCAAGGAGACCCTGTAATTACAGGCCAGGTACTTGCAGATGGATCGGCATGTGAAGGAGGAGAAATTGCTCTCGGACAGAATGTTTTAGTCGCTTATATGCCGTGGGAAGGTTATAACTATGAGGATGCAATACTTGTAAGTGAACGCCTAGTTAAGGATGATCTATATACCTCTGTACATATTGAGAAATATGAGATTGAGGCTAGACAGACAAAGCTTGGCCCTGAGGAGATAACAAGGGAGATTCCAAATGTTGCAGAAGAAAGTCTGGGAAGTCTTGATGAGATGGGGATTATTCGAATAGGTGCCTTTGTCGAAAGCGGAGACATTTTAGTTGGTAAGGTCACTCCGAAAGGGGAATCTGATCAGCCTCCAGAGGAGAAGCTGCTAAGAGCTATTTTTGGCGAGAAAGCTCGTGATGTTAGAGACAATTCTCTGAGAGTACCTAGTACAGAACGTGGAAGAGTTGTTGATGTACGGATCTATACCAGAGAACAGGGAGATGAGCTTCCTCCTGGGGCAAACATGGTGGTCAGGGTTTATGTGGCTCAACGACGAAAGATTCAAGTTGGTGACAAGATGGCTGGACGCCATGGCAACAAAGGAATTATTAGTCGAATTCTTCCTAGAGAAGATATGCCTTATTTGCCTGATGGCACCCCCGTTGACATCGTGCTCAACCCTTTAGGGGTTCCTAGCAGAATGAATGTAGGTCAGGTTTTTGAATGCTTGATGGGTTGGGCAGCGGCTAATCTTGATTGCCGAGTAAAGGTAGTCCCTTTCGATGAAATGTATGGGGTTGAAAAATCCCAGCAAACCGTAGAGGCGTATTTAAAAGAAGCTGCTAGACAACCAGGCAAAGAATGGGTTTACAACCCAGAGACTCCTGGAAAGCTCCAGCTAATTGATGGTCGTTCCGGAGAGCCATTTGATCAACCAGTCACAGTGGGCTATGCCCAGATTTTGAAATTAGTTCACTTGGTAGATGACAAAATTCATGCTCGTTCAACTGGCCCATATTCATTAGTAACTCAGCAGCCTCTTGGAGGTAAGGCTCAGCAAGGTGGGCAGCGCTTAGGGGAAATGGAGGTTTGGGCTCTTGAGGCTTATGGAGCCGCATATACCTTGCAGGAACTTCTGACTGTGAAATCGGATGATATGCAGGGAAGAAATGAGGCCTTAAATGCGATTGTGAAAGGAAAGCCAATCCCTAGACCTGGCACTCCCGAATCATTCAAGGTGTTAATGAGAGAACTTCAATCACTTGGCCTAGATATTGCAGTTTATACAGACGAAGGTAAGGAGGTTGATTTAATGCAAGATGTCAATCCGAGGAGGAGTACTCCTAGTCGTCCAACATATGAATCTTTAGGAGTATCTGATTATGACGATGACTAG
- the hisD gene encoding histidinol dehydrogenase codes for MINCVKDLDQAKRKLKSLSARTSPESQKAAISTVVEILNNVQKEGDKALISYTERFDGFHPNPLKVPFEQLEIAWETTPSSLKKALELAKNRIEDFHQRQKPTDLNYTGIHGERLGRRWRPVQNAGIYVPGGKASYPSTVLMNAIPAQVAGVERLIMASPADRNGYVNKTVLAAAHLVGINELFRIGGAQAIAAMAFGTRTIPKVDVISGPGNLYVTLAKKAVYGEVGVDSLAGPSEILIIADHTADAEHVASDMLAQAEHDPLAASILLTTDPTLAKAIPEAIKQQMSNHPRAEICKSSLANWGLIVICKTLNECTYLSNLFAPEHLELLVENPHAISENINNAGAIFLGNWSPEAVGDYLAGPNHTLPTSGTARFSGALSVETFLRHTSLIEFNAEALNATSSAIRELANSEGLHSHSESIRLRTEENF; via the coding sequence ATGATCAATTGTGTTAAGGATTTGGACCAAGCAAAGCGGAAACTGAAAAGCCTGTCCGCGCGAACCAGCCCAGAGTCCCAAAAAGCTGCCATTAGTACAGTGGTAGAAATCCTAAATAATGTCCAAAAAGAAGGGGACAAAGCGCTTATTAGCTATACAGAGCGCTTTGACGGATTTCATCCAAACCCATTAAAAGTACCATTTGAACAACTTGAAATAGCATGGGAGACAACTCCATCTAGCCTTAAAAAAGCTCTTGAACTAGCAAAAAATAGAATTGAAGATTTTCATCAACGGCAAAAACCAACTGATCTGAACTACACAGGCATTCATGGTGAACGGTTAGGAAGAAGGTGGCGACCTGTACAAAATGCTGGGATTTATGTTCCTGGAGGAAAAGCGTCTTATCCAAGCACTGTTCTAATGAACGCTATCCCTGCACAAGTTGCAGGAGTAGAGCGCCTAATAATGGCTTCCCCAGCAGATCGAAATGGTTATGTAAACAAAACAGTTCTTGCCGCAGCACATTTAGTTGGGATCAATGAACTCTTTCGCATTGGAGGAGCTCAAGCAATAGCTGCGATGGCATTCGGTACAAGGACAATCCCTAAAGTTGATGTCATCAGTGGTCCTGGAAACTTATACGTAACACTTGCCAAAAAAGCTGTCTACGGTGAAGTAGGAGTCGACTCACTAGCAGGTCCTAGTGAAATATTAATAATAGCCGACCATACAGCTGATGCTGAACATGTTGCTTCTGACATGCTTGCTCAAGCAGAGCATGATCCTCTAGCGGCTTCAATACTTCTAACAACGGACCCTACTCTTGCGAAGGCAATACCAGAAGCAATTAAGCAACAAATGTCAAATCACCCCAGAGCAGAAATTTGTAAATCATCACTTGCAAATTGGGGACTAATAGTTATCTGCAAAACTCTTAACGAATGTACTTATCTAAGCAATTTGTTTGCACCCGAGCATCTTGAATTATTAGTCGAAAATCCACATGCAATATCAGAAAATATTAATAATGCTGGAGCAATTTTTTTAGGAAATTGGAGTCCGGAAGCTGTAGGAGATTACCTTGCTGGACCGAACCATACTCTTCCAACATCTGGCACAGCAAGATTCTCTGGGGCACTAAGTGTAGAAACATTCTTAAGGCACACATCTTTGATTGAATTCAATGCAGAAGCCCTAAATGCAACTAGCTCCGCAATAAGAGAATTAGCAAATAGTGAGGGACTTCATAGTCATTCAGAATCCATCAGACTCAGAACGGAAGAGAATTTCTAA